A window of Daucus carota subsp. sativus chromosome 2, DH1 v3.0, whole genome shotgun sequence genomic DNA:
CTGCCTCTCTTTTTATTTCAGGAAGCTTAACCGCATAAAACTCAATATTTAGACACTCGTGTCTTTATATATTCCAAAAGTTTGAAATCTGGGATATGTCGATATTGACAGAATTAGGATGTTAAAAAATTCGGGCCAAAATGATTTAATTCATAAGCGTTTATGTTAATaaggttttttttatttaacatggactgaaagtACTGATTTCTTAGAAATACGGTAATTGTATATAAGTTGTAATGTTGgttgaaaacaattgttttTCACGTATTGcactgtatttttgaaaataaatacataacTCCGATATTTCTGAAGAAACGCACTTTTTAAAACATAGAAGAATTCTTTAAGGCAAATGTTTAATACTTCTACAAAGAGAGTAGAGGACTTTATTGATGCTAGTATCGTAAACAATTGTAGTTATCATGTTAATGGTGGATAAAATAAATGTTTGTAGGCTCGAAACCTAAAGTTAATGgttcttttttttgttcttcTGTTGAGGGTTTGGTATTGTAAAGTTAGCACATTAAAAACTTTAACTTGCTCCAGAGCTTGTTTGAGTGGATTTGGACTTGAAACAAGATTTGCATTGTAATGTACATGTCAATCCATTAATCTAAAATTGACAATTATATTTACTTCTGATCTTGTCTGTTAAACTTGAATGGTTATCTACTCATACTCACAATCTGCTTTCCAGAACCAAGAATACACATGACCTCAGTATTTTCATCCATTTTATCTCATGGAAAGTGATGAACATACGTGTATCAATTGTCCACTAAACCCATGTCCCATATATAAGTGCATGTCTCCCTATAAATAAGCCAACATGCTGGTTCTATTCAGCAGTTGAAGTAAGAAAGATGGAGGCTTTGAGTGTGGACACAGTAGAGAGCCAAAACAACATCTCAGCTGCAGAGGAAAAATGCCAGGGCACTAGCTTCCCCAGGACTTGCTTCAATGGACTAAATGCTCTCTCAGGTTTTTTTCCCTGTCTTTATTTCGCCTCgtaaatattcaaatttcattcaTGTGCATGATATACTGATATAGTTCTTGTTTCATCAGGTGTAGGGATATTATCAATTCCATATGCACTTTCTCAAGGAGGGTGGCTATCCTTAATCATCCTTTTCGTCATAGCACTTCTGTGTTTTTATACCGGACTGCTTCTGCGTCGCTGTATGGATTCCAATCCTATCATCAAAACTTACCCTGATATTGGAGAAGTGGCCTTTGGAAGCACCGGAAGGGCTCTGATATCAACTTTTATGTATCTTGAATTGTACTTTGTTGCCGTAGAGTTTCTCATTTTAGAAGGTGATAACTTACATAAGCTATTTCCGGATGTAAATTTTCACATTGCTGGAATAAGTATTCCAGGAAAGCAAGGCTTTGTTTTACTAACAGCTTTATTAGTATTGCCTACAACCTGGCTAAGGAGTCTGGGATTGTTGGCTTATATTTCTGCTGGGGGTGTGTTGGCTTCTATTGTTCTGGTTTTCTCTGTTTTCTGGGTGGGTGCATTTGATGGCGTGGGATTCGACGAAAAAGGAAGCCTTTGGAATTGGAATGGCCTGGCTACTGC
This region includes:
- the LOC108208183 gene encoding amino acid transporter AVT1I-like — protein: MEALSVDTVESQNNISAAEEKCQGTSFPRTCFNGLNALSGVGILSIPYALSQGGWLSLIILFVIALLCFYTGLLLRRCMDSNPIIKTYPDIGEVAFGSTGRALISTFMYLELYFVAVEFLILEGDNLHKLFPDVNFHIAGISIPGKQGFVLLTALLVLPTTWLRSLGLLAYISAGGVLASIVLVFSVFWVGAFDGVGFDEKGSLWNWNGLATAISLYTFCYCGHAVFPTLCNSMKNRAQFPKVLLVCFVLSTISYGSMAVLGYLMYDGNLMSQVTLNLPTKKISTKVAIYTTLINPITKYAIIVSPINTAIEATFPLQKSRSISLIIRTVVVCSTVLVALAIPFFGYVMAFTGAFLGTSVSMLFPSIFYLKINKAARKFGVELVIIILILVVGASVAVVGTYTSLCDIARHAHSN